From a region of the Candidatus Brocadia sp. genome:
- the serS gene encoding serine--tRNA ligase — protein MLDINFIRNNPDKVKQAIAHKQENAASVDQILELDTQRRSLIHACEQLKGKRNEKSKEVSELKKKGQDASSIIEETKKIGDEIKSLEERLKELEPQINNLLLRIPNTPAADVPVGKDASDNVIVKIWGQRKTFDFTPLPHWELGSLLNILDLERSSKITGSGFILLKGLGARLERALFSFMLDLHTREHGYTELFPPFLVNRTSMTGTGQLPKLEEDMYRTAPDDLFLVPTAEVPVTNIHRDEILSYKDLPVYYTAYTPCFRREAGSYGKDTRGIIRVHQFNKVELVKLVRPETSYDELESLLGNAEKVLQLLGLEYRVAKLCTGDMSFAAAKCYDIEVWAPGADKFLEVSSCSNFEDFQARRINIRFRDENSKLRLVHTLNGSGLALPRTVIAILETYQQKDGSIAIPEILQPYMGGIKVIARQ, from the coding sequence ATGCTTGATATAAATTTCATCCGGAATAACCCGGACAAGGTAAAACAGGCAATCGCCCATAAACAGGAAAATGCAGCCAGCGTAGACCAGATTTTAGAGCTTGATACCCAACGCAGGTCTCTGATTCATGCCTGTGAACAGTTGAAAGGCAAACGGAATGAGAAATCGAAAGAGGTCAGCGAACTGAAAAAAAAGGGCCAAGACGCCTCCTCCATCATCGAAGAGACTAAAAAGATCGGCGATGAAATCAAATCCCTGGAGGAAAGACTGAAGGAACTGGAACCCCAAATCAACAATCTCCTCCTCCGCATTCCTAATACCCCCGCAGCAGATGTCCCTGTCGGCAAGGATGCCAGTGACAATGTTATTGTCAAAATCTGGGGGCAGCGAAAGACCTTCGACTTTACCCCTTTACCACACTGGGAACTGGGGAGCCTTTTAAACATCCTGGACCTGGAACGGTCATCCAAGATCACTGGTTCAGGTTTTATCTTACTTAAAGGCCTTGGCGCACGACTGGAACGCGCCTTATTCTCTTTTATGCTCGATCTCCATACCCGGGAACATGGCTATACCGAACTATTTCCACCGTTTCTTGTAAACCGCACATCCATGACCGGCACCGGGCAGTTGCCAAAATTAGAGGAGGATATGTACCGAACTGCACCGGATGATCTCTTTCTCGTTCCAACGGCGGAAGTCCCAGTCACCAATATTCATCGTGATGAGATACTCTCTTACAAAGACCTTCCCGTTTACTACACCGCGTATACCCCCTGTTTCCGGCGCGAGGCGGGTTCTTACGGCAAGGATACGAGGGGTATTATCCGGGTGCATCAATTTAATAAAGTGGAATTAGTCAAGCTCGTAAGACCGGAAACCTCTTACGATGAGCTCGAATCACTGCTCGGCAATGCGGAAAAGGTGCTTCAACTGCTGGGGCTTGAATACCGGGTAGCCAAATTATGCACGGGCGATATGAGTTTTGCGGCGGCAAAGTGCTATGATATAGAGGTCTGGGCGCCGGGGGCGGACAAATTCCTGGAGGTTTCTTCCTGCAGCAACTTTGAGGATTTTCAGGCACGGCGTATCAACATACGATTCAGGGATGAGAACAGCAAATTACGGCTTGTACATACTCTAAACGGTTCTGGATTGGCTTTGCCCCGAACGGTTATCGCCATCCTTGAAACCTACCAGCAAAAGGACGGTTCCATTGCAATTCCTGAAATTCTTCAGCCCTATATGGGAGGAATCAAGGTTATTGCCCGGCAATAA
- a CDS encoding AAA family ATPase, whose protein sequence is MAKVVSFINYKGGVGKTTTTYHIGCALALFHSKKVLLIDVDPQANLTFLCAVYHRWELFKKDNGTIANLFASYFRDSFDPCQIKNIIWKSPIELSTEGKATNDVVKNLDLIPSDIDLLGVDLELASKTWRKIESGFYQEQLQILRRTIKGLKELFCIDTSDDMRDALFYLEQRHILKNAIHGIKDNYDYILIDCPPNLYLVTQNALAASDAYVITTIPDHMSTIGINILIRKIRELHDMMNHKCRLTNAEMHGINHQGILFAMVRTAGQSIVSTHKDKITGLRKDYGNACFESFISWGAGYTEASAMAVPVFLLNDENAMRVAGQYKEVTKEFLEKVNDA, encoded by the coding sequence ATGGCAAAGGTTGTCTCATTTATTAACTACAAAGGCGGGGTTGGCAAGACAACCACCACCTATCATATCGGATGCGCCCTGGCCCTGTTCCACAGCAAAAAGGTACTTCTTATCGATGTAGATCCCCAGGCCAATCTGACTTTTTTGTGTGCTGTGTACCATCGATGGGAATTATTCAAAAAGGATAACGGAACCATTGCAAATCTCTTCGCATCGTATTTCAGAGATAGTTTTGATCCTTGCCAGATTAAAAATATTATCTGGAAATCCCCGATCGAATTATCTACAGAGGGTAAGGCCACAAACGACGTCGTAAAGAATCTTGACCTGATCCCCTCTGATATCGATCTATTGGGTGTTGACCTTGAATTGGCGTCAAAAACATGGAGGAAGATAGAGTCGGGTTTTTATCAGGAGCAGCTTCAAATCCTCAGGAGAACAATCAAGGGGTTAAAGGAATTATTTTGCATTGATACTTCTGATGATATGCGGGATGCCCTTTTTTACCTGGAACAACGTCATATCCTGAAAAATGCCATTCACGGGATAAAAGACAACTATGATTACATCCTCATTGATTGCCCGCCCAATCTCTATCTGGTGACTCAAAATGCACTCGCTGCAAGTGATGCCTATGTCATAACAACCATACCTGACCATATGTCAACGATTGGAATAAATATACTCATCAGGAAAATCAGGGAATTACATGATATGATGAATCACAAATGCCGATTGACGAATGCAGAAATGCATGGCATCAATCATCAAGGAATACTCTTTGCTATGGTGCGCACTGCTGGCCAGAGTATCGTCAGTACTCATAAGGATAAGATAACCGGACTCCGAAAGGACTACGGGAATGCATGTTTTGAAAGCTTTATTTCATGGGGTGCTGGCTATACCGAGGCCTCTGCGATGGCAGTGCCCGTATTTTTGCTGAACGATGAAAATGCAATGCGTGTAGCCGGACAGTACAAAGAGGTAACAAAGGAATTTTTAGAGAAGGTCAATGACGCGTAA
- a CDS encoding biotin/lipoyl-binding protein, translating into MRVEVELPEVGGNNGDEATVSFWYVEEDEEVEEGEDLVEMITEKTTFNVPAPVSGRLLEILAQEGDVVKVGDIMAILETEEDEDEDEEEEDEDEDEDEDEGDEDDNEDDDE; encoded by the coding sequence ATGAGAGTAGAAGTAGAATTGCCAGAAGTAGGAGGAAATAACGGCGACGAAGCAACCGTTTCTTTTTGGTATGTCGAGGAGGATGAAGAGGTTGAAGAGGGTGAAGACCTCGTTGAGATGATTACAGAAAAAACTACTTTTAATGTTCCAGCCCCTGTGTCCGGCAGATTGTTGGAAATTCTTGCACAGGAAGGCGATGTCGTGAAGGTAGGTGATATTATGGCGATCCTCGAAACTGAGGAAGATGAAGATGAAGATGAAGAGGAAGAGGATGAGGATGAGGATGAGGATGAGGATGAGGGTGATGAAGACGACAATGAAGATGATGATGAGTAG
- a CDS encoding proline--tRNA ligase yields the protein MKWSQTLIPTLKESPSEAEIESHKLMIRAGLIRRITAGAYAYLPLGTLVLNKVIAIVREEMNRAGAVEVFLPSLQPLDLLEESGRLQVFGDDLITFEDRHGKTTALGPTHEEIVTDIVRNEINSYRQLPITLYQIQTKFRDETRPRFGVLRSKEFIMKDAYSFDLDYEGLNKSYKSMYDAYCRIFDRCGLDYLVVEADSGAMGGDVSHEFMVPSPVGEDVLIRCLKCGYSANRERAEPAPLLQENHEALQALKEVPTPNKHTIHEVSDFLQVKPHHMVKTMIYIANGQPIAVLLRGDHEVNETKLTKALGQDAVALADHATIEKVTGARVGFTGPVGLNVEIIADQAVSVLRNFVTGANKSDMHLSNVNAERDFKISRVADVRYVTTGDRCKRCDHEITISQGIEIGHVFKLGTKYSDALKAKFLDANGKGKSMIMGCYGIGVNRIIASAIERSHDENGILWPLSLAPYKVIIIPVNVNDHALMQVAHRLYDDLTNCADMEVLLDDRDQRPGVKFKDADLIGIPVKVIIGKKFTETKEIEIKLRKGGETFLTTPDGVRAKIEHLFEALSKL from the coding sequence ATGAAATGGTCGCAAACACTCATCCCTACCCTGAAGGAAAGCCCGTCAGAGGCGGAGATCGAGAGCCATAAACTGATGATCCGTGCCGGTCTGATCCGGAGGATCACGGCGGGCGCCTATGCATATTTGCCGCTGGGAACCCTGGTACTGAATAAAGTTATCGCCATTGTGCGCGAAGAGATGAACCGGGCAGGCGCCGTTGAGGTATTTCTCCCGTCGCTGCAACCGCTGGATCTCCTGGAAGAAAGCGGCCGTTTACAGGTGTTCGGAGACGACCTGATCACCTTTGAAGACCGGCATGGCAAAACCACCGCCCTTGGCCCCACTCACGAAGAAATTGTTACCGATATTGTCAGAAATGAAATCAACTCCTACCGGCAACTCCCCATCACGCTGTACCAAATTCAAACCAAATTCCGGGATGAAACGAGACCCCGTTTCGGAGTCCTGCGCAGCAAGGAATTCATCATGAAAGATGCTTACAGCTTCGATCTGGATTATGAGGGACTCAACAAGAGTTACAAGTCCATGTATGACGCCTACTGTCGCATCTTTGACCGGTGTGGCCTCGACTATCTTGTTGTTGAGGCAGACTCGGGCGCTATGGGCGGAGACGTTTCCCATGAGTTCATGGTTCCGAGTCCGGTAGGTGAAGACGTCCTCATCCGATGCCTGAAATGCGGTTACAGCGCCAATCGCGAACGGGCAGAACCTGCCCCGCTTCTGCAGGAAAATCATGAAGCCCTTCAAGCGCTCAAGGAAGTTCCGACACCCAATAAGCATACCATCCATGAGGTCAGTGACTTTTTACAGGTAAAACCTCATCACATGGTCAAAACCATGATTTATATCGCAAACGGGCAACCGATTGCCGTCCTCCTGCGCGGTGATCATGAGGTCAATGAAACCAAATTAACCAAGGCGCTTGGCCAGGATGCGGTTGCGCTGGCAGACCATGCCACGATAGAAAAGGTTACGGGCGCCCGGGTCGGGTTTACAGGCCCCGTGGGACTAAATGTAGAAATCATAGCGGATCAGGCCGTATCCGTACTGCGCAATTTCGTTACCGGCGCTAATAAATCAGACATGCACCTAAGCAATGTCAATGCCGAGCGCGATTTTAAGATCAGCCGCGTTGCGGATGTCCGTTATGTAACCACCGGCGACCGGTGCAAAAGATGTGATCACGAGATCACTATCTCACAGGGGATTGAAATCGGACACGTATTTAAACTTGGCACGAAATACAGCGATGCCCTGAAGGCAAAGTTCCTGGACGCCAACGGTAAGGGGAAATCGATGATCATGGGCTGCTACGGCATCGGAGTTAACCGTATCATTGCATCCGCTATTGAAAGGTCGCATGATGAAAATGGGATTCTATGGCCGCTTTCCCTGGCACCGTACAAGGTTATTATCATTCCCGTCAACGTCAATGATCATGCTCTCATGCAGGTGGCGCATCGCCTTTACGACGACCTGACGAATTGTGCGGATATGGAGGTGTTGCTGGACGACCGGGATCAGCGGCCCGGTGTGAAATTTAAAGACGCTGATCTGATTGGCATTCCTGTAAAAGTTATCATCGGTAAGAAATTTACCGAGACGAAAGAGATTGAAATAAAGTTGAGAAAAGGCGGCGAAACATTCCTGACCACACCTGATGGAGTCCGGGCGAAGATTGAACACCTCTTTGAAGCGCTGTCAAAATTGTAA
- a CDS encoding ISNCY family transposase — MRKRFEQQLKLGIIPISGVKLPIKSRDELPPILRALQHIYVTPELNEEVFRILEAKVTKGKKKTGRYGMDLWHILVLSVVRLGLDADYDRLEDFANHHKLIRQIMGVETAFGEAKVFSMQSIKDNIRLLDEETLRQINEVVISSGHQLVKKKDEGLCIKVDTYVLETNVHFPTDMNLLWDAGRKSLDMIEDAIEEGILAGKGWRKSKYWRRELKKLMRISAKASSSGGKNKEEHVRSYLELSRGLSEKIGASLLAIYEKVLTTNQVDKHAGKIGTLEYFHGMLNKQIDLVERRVIRDEVIPAAEKVHSLFEPHTEWLYKGKSNKRVELGHNILVASDQWGFIVDHVVGEKQADVSLVIPLADRLLSRYGEGTIKSISFDKGFYKKENKELLSLYIPEVILPKKGKKNKAEQEEESGKTFKKLRHKHSAVESDINRLEHHGLDRCPDKGLHAFKRYCAMGVLAANLHKLGNVLQEKARKQCEKLRKAA; from the coding sequence ATGAGAAAGAGATTTGAGCAGCAATTGAAGCTTGGCATCATACCCATTTCAGGGGTAAAACTGCCAATAAAGAGTCGAGATGAGCTACCACCGATACTGAGGGCGTTGCAACATATCTATGTTACACCGGAGTTGAACGAGGAGGTATTCCGGATATTAGAGGCGAAGGTAACGAAGGGGAAGAAAAAGACGGGAAGATATGGGATGGATTTATGGCATATTTTGGTGTTGTCGGTGGTAAGATTAGGGTTAGATGCCGATTATGACAGGTTGGAGGATTTTGCCAACCATCACAAACTTATCAGGCAGATAATGGGGGTTGAGACGGCATTTGGAGAGGCGAAGGTTTTTTCGATGCAGAGCATCAAGGACAATATAAGATTGTTGGATGAGGAGACCCTCAGGCAGATAAATGAAGTGGTGATATCATCGGGGCATCAGTTGGTTAAAAAAAAGGACGAAGGACTGTGTATTAAGGTGGATACGTATGTGTTAGAGACGAATGTACACTTTCCGACCGATATGAATTTATTGTGGGATGCGGGACGCAAGAGTCTGGACATGATAGAGGATGCAATAGAGGAAGGCATCCTGGCGGGGAAAGGATGGCGCAAGAGCAAATATTGGAGGAGAGAGTTAAAAAAGCTGATGAGGATAAGCGCAAAGGCGTCAAGCAGCGGGGGGAAAAACAAGGAAGAGCATGTGAGGAGTTACTTGGAATTATCGAGGGGTTTGAGTGAAAAGATAGGAGCGAGTCTGTTAGCCATCTACGAAAAGGTGCTAACGACGAACCAGGTAGACAAGCATGCAGGGAAAATAGGGACACTGGAGTATTTTCACGGGATGTTGAATAAACAGATAGACCTGGTGGAGAGAAGGGTGATCCGGGATGAGGTAATACCGGCGGCAGAAAAGGTTCATTCGTTGTTTGAGCCGCATACGGAGTGGCTGTACAAAGGCAAGTCAAACAAAAGGGTAGAGTTGGGACATAATATTCTGGTAGCAAGCGATCAGTGGGGTTTCATCGTGGACCATGTGGTAGGAGAAAAACAGGCGGATGTATCGTTGGTAATTCCATTGGCAGATAGGTTGTTGAGCCGTTACGGAGAAGGCACAATAAAGAGTATAAGTTTTGATAAAGGTTTTTACAAGAAAGAGAATAAAGAGTTGCTGAGTTTGTATATACCAGAGGTAATCCTTCCCAAGAAGGGCAAGAAGAATAAGGCGGAACAGGAAGAGGAATCGGGTAAGACATTTAAGAAGCTAAGGCACAAGCACTCGGCGGTAGAATCGGATATCAATCGTTTGGAGCATCACGGCTTGGATAGGTGTCCGGACAAAGGGCTGCATGCCTTTAAAAGATATTGTGCAATGGGCGTGTTAGCTGCGAATTTGCACAAGCTGGGAAACGTGCTGCAGGAGAAGGCACGGAAGCAGTGCGAAAAGTTGCGAAAAGCCGCCTAA
- the holB gene encoding DNA polymerase III subunit delta', with translation MSFKNILCQERVINLFQKAIVHNHLAHAYIFAGQEGIGKTLFSKELAKAIFCQHPGADACDTCNHCQRIDHDQFPDLFFVLPEKNSRTIKIEQIRELQEVVHINPLESKYKIAVIQSADKMNEESSNCLLKTLEEPPSYALLILIVTSLEPVRETIRSRCQIVRFSPLSVSAVKRILIDRFQMDAKQAERLAYLSNGSIERAALLSNTRALENKNWLVDRILTLEMNDNLSFAKELFEEWHIQDLEVLEEKRLQVKELILSFLLYYRDLLVCKTGERDISLHYSDWQEALRSKSKSFSEDVLFHIIQVIRTSLEHLDRNANITLLLENMITKILHLQSGRRTTQSFF, from the coding sequence ATGTCTTTCAAAAATATCTTGTGCCAGGAACGTGTTATAAACTTATTTCAAAAAGCCATAGTACACAACCATCTGGCGCATGCATATATTTTTGCAGGTCAGGAGGGGATTGGCAAAACGCTGTTTTCCAAAGAATTAGCGAAAGCAATTTTTTGCCAACATCCGGGTGCGGATGCCTGTGACACCTGCAATCATTGCCAAAGAATTGATCACGACCAGTTTCCCGATCTGTTTTTCGTACTTCCCGAAAAAAACAGCCGGACAATTAAAATTGAGCAAATAAGAGAGTTGCAGGAGGTTGTTCATATCAATCCTCTTGAGTCAAAGTACAAAATTGCGGTTATACAGTCCGCCGACAAGATGAATGAGGAATCGTCAAATTGTTTGTTAAAAACACTAGAAGAGCCGCCTTCCTATGCTCTTTTGATATTAATCGTAACTTCTTTAGAGCCGGTACGGGAAACGATTCGGTCACGATGCCAAATCGTGCGATTTTCCCCTTTATCGGTGTCTGCAGTAAAACGTATCCTTATCGATCGTTTTCAAATGGATGCCAAACAGGCAGAACGTCTGGCATACCTCTCCAATGGCAGTATCGAGCGGGCTGCACTCCTTTCCAACACCCGCGCCCTTGAAAATAAAAACTGGCTTGTCGACCGGATTTTAACCTTGGAAATGAATGATAATTTATCTTTCGCAAAAGAATTATTCGAAGAATGGCATATTCAGGACCTGGAAGTGTTGGAGGAAAAACGGTTGCAGGTAAAAGAGCTCATCCTCTCATTTCTCCTGTATTATCGGGATTTGCTTGTCTGTAAGACCGGGGAGAGGGATATATCTCTTCATTATTCTGATTGGCAAGAGGCGTTACGGTCGAAAAGCAAATCATTCTCCGAAGACGTGTTGTTTCATATTATCCAGGTAATCAGGACGTCACTGGAACATCTTGATCGTAATGCTAATATCACTTTGCTGCTGGAGAATATGATAACGAAGATACTCCATCTTCAATCTGGTCGCAGGACCACGCAATCGTTTTTTTAA
- the gpmA gene encoding 2,3-diphosphoglycerate-dependent phosphoglycerate mutase, with protein sequence MYKLVLVRHGESIWNRDNLFTGWTDVDLSEKGVQEARQAGKTLKAEGYAFDMAFTSVLKRAIRTLWIILDEMDLMWIPVTRDWRLNERHYGALQGLNKAETTEKYGEQQVKLWRRSYDIQPPALEPNDPRSPALDQRYKELKKGHIPFTECLKDTVERFLPCWHEVIAPTIRSGKKVIIAAHGNSLRALVKYLDTISDKDIVELNIPTGIPLVYELEDDLTPRHSYYLGDPEMVKQATQAVASQLKKKS encoded by the coding sequence ATGTATAAACTTGTATTGGTGAGACACGGCGAAAGCATTTGGAACAGAGACAATTTATTTACCGGATGGACCGACGTTGATCTTTCAGAAAAAGGCGTTCAGGAGGCCAGACAGGCCGGGAAAACCCTCAAGGCGGAGGGATATGCCTTTGATATGGCCTTTACTTCCGTGCTCAAGCGGGCGATACGAACGCTGTGGATCATCCTGGATGAAATGGATCTCATGTGGATACCGGTAACGAGGGACTGGCGGCTGAATGAACGCCACTACGGCGCCCTCCAGGGCCTTAATAAAGCAGAAACAACTGAGAAGTACGGAGAACAGCAGGTTAAGCTGTGGAGACGGAGTTATGATATTCAACCGCCCGCGCTGGAGCCAAACGATCCAAGAAGCCCTGCCCTTGACCAGCGTTACAAGGAATTGAAAAAGGGCCACATCCCCTTTACGGAATGCCTGAAAGACACGGTGGAACGGTTTCTTCCCTGCTGGCATGAAGTGATTGCGCCAACGATCCGATCCGGAAAGAAAGTGATTATCGCCGCCCATGGTAACAGCCTCCGGGCATTGGTAAAATATCTGGACACAATTTCTGACAAAGACATTGTTGAACTTAATATTCCTACCGGCATTCCGCTCGTTTACGAACTTGAGGATGATCTCACGCCCCGGCACAGTTACTACCTTGGAGACCCGGAAATGGTAAAACAAGCCACACAGGCCGTGGCCAGTCAACTGAAAAAAAAGAGTTAA